TCGTCGGGCACGTACGGCAGCTCGCCCGAGTAGTGGTCGGCCTGCGGCCGGCCGATCGGGAGGGCGCGCTTGTCGAAGTCGTAGTCCCAGAGCACGTTGCCGAGGCGGGCGCGGGCCGCGTCGCCGGCGATCAGGGCGTAGTCGTAGGCCTTGAACTGGTTCGTGGTCATGTACATCTTGTCGGACTCGCCGTGGTTGATGAACACGTGCCAACGGCGCCCGTAGCGCATCATCTGGAAGTTGCGGGTGTTCTGGTTGACGTAGAACACCACCTGCAGCTCCTGCTCGTGCAACAGGTGCTCGAGGTCGACCACCGTGCGCACGTACGCGACCGGCACGGGCGACTCCTCGAGCAGCCGGGTCGCCGCGGTGGCGTTGCGGCTGAGGATCACCACGGGCCAGGTCTTCGCGAGCTCCTCGAGGGGCTTGTACCACTGCCGCAGCTGGTAGAGGTTCACGTCGCCGTCGGCGAAGTAGACGCCGATCGCGAACGAGTGCGGCTCGAGCGGGGGCGTCTCGACGAGCTTCTTGCGCACTGCGGTCTGCCCGCGGCGCGCCGCCCACAGCTCGCGGGCCACCTTCACGGCGAGCCGCACGTCACGTCCGATCCTCACCGGTCAAGGGTACCCAGCGCCCGCCGCGCGACCTGACGCGGACGGCCCTCGCACGGGGGTCGGTAGCGAATCGTTAGACGACGGGCGGGCGGCCCGCCAGGGTCATCCGCCACACCGTCGACCAGCGCATGCGGCGCCGCTCGCCGGGGTCGGCGCGCCACCCCTCGCGCCAGCCGCCGAACCATGCGCGCAGGGCCGCCGGCTGCCGCGCCCAGCGCAGCACCTGGATGGCCGTCCACGACCCGACGTAGACGGGCACGAGCAGCGCCGGGAGGTTGCGACGGGCCAGCCAGACGCGATTGCGGGCGTTGAGGCGGTAGTAATAGGCGTGCCGGGTGGGCTCGATGACCGGATGCCCCGCCTCGAGGTCGCCCGCGTACCACGCGCGGTGCCCGGTGTCCCACACCCGCCAGGCGAGCTCGATGCCCTCGTGCGCGTAGAAGAACGGATCGGCCCAGCCGCCGGTGGCGTCGAACACCGCGCGCGGCAGCAGCACCGCACCCTCCCAGCACGAGAAGACGTTGCTCGCGCGGGCCGGATCGCCCTTGCGGATGCGCGGCGTCCAGCGCCGCGGTGAGGCAACGCCCGCCGGGTCGACCACCCGCGGCTGCACGAGCCCGATGCCCGGGTCGCGGCGCACGAGCGCGATCGCGTCGGCGAGGAAGGTGGGGCTCGGCAGGAACGCGTCGTCGTCGAGGAAGAAGAGGTACTCCCCCGCGACCTCCGGCACGCCGCGGTTGCGACCGGCGGGGATGCCGAGGTTCTCGGGCAGGTGCAGCGTGCGCACGCCGCCCGGCAGGGCGTGCTCGGCGGTCGCCGGGTCCCACCCGTTGCCGACGCAGACGACGTCGACGTCGACGCCCTGCTGGTCGAGCAGGCTCCGGATGCCTCGGGCCAGGTCGTCGGGCCGTGTGCCCATCGTGAGCACCACGGCCCCGACGCGGGGCCGGTCGGTCACGCGCGCACCCGGCGCGAGGCGAGGATCGCCACGAAGTGACCGAGGAGCGCCAGCAGCGACAACGGCACGAGCGCGATCAGCACCACGCGGTCGACGAGCGGCTCCCCGAGGAACAGCCCGACGATCGCGGCGGCGAAGATGATGAGGGTCATCTCGACCGAGTGGTACAGCCGGTGGAACGGCACGAACCGCGCGGCGCGGCGCAGGGCGAGGATGAGCCCGCCGCGCGGCGCGGTCTCGCCCTGGGTGTCGGCGAGCTTCGCGAGGCCCGCGTTCGCCCGCGCCACGTGCACCATGTCGTTCAGCGCCTTGTTCAGCACGATGATGAGGGCGAGGAGGGCGGCGAGCGTCGTCCAGAGGAAGTCGGCGGGGAACTCGAGCGGGTACGCCGCCGCGCGGATGCCGAGCGCCAGCGGGATGAGCGCCTCGGTCGTGTAGTGCCCGACCTTGTCGAGGAACACCCCGGCGGGCGACGAGGTGCGCCGCCAGCGTGCGACCTCGCCGTCGCAGCAGTCGACGAGCATCTGCAGCTGGCCCAGCACGACCGCGAGCAGCGGGCCCCAGATGCCCGGGATGAGCAGTGCCGCGGCCGTCGACCAACCGATGAGGATCATGAGGCCGGTCACGCCGTTCGCCGAGATCGACGTCTTCAGCAGCACCCACGTGACGTACGGCGAGAGGTTGCGCAGGTACAGCGACGCGGTCCAGTGCTCCGCGTTGCGGCGGCCGCGCACCTCGGGCGGCTGCGCCACCTCGCGCAGCTCCGCGATGCTCGACGGTCGCCCGCGATCGTCGATGGCTTCAGGCATCCGTCACCTTCCCGTGTGCGCGGCGATGTTGCGCGTGAGCGAGAGGAAGCCGAGCATGAACCCGATCCCCCAGCACACGTGTATGCAGGGCAAGACTACGAGGAACCGGGCGGCGACTGCGGGACCGTCGCCGCGTCCGTACGCGAGTGTCGCGGCGACGACGAACAGGGCGTACAGCGCCGGCACGACGAAGCCGAGGAGCAGCCAGGGCGTCGCCCCGACCGCCGCCTGCACGATGCCCGCCACGCCGAGCAGGGTGCCGAGCAGCATGCCGAGCACCGCCACCGGGGGCGCGAAGTAGCGGATGCCGTTGGCCGACGGGAACCGGCGCGCGAGGTCGCCCCGCCAGAGGCCCGTCGAGAGCATCTGCCGAGCGAGCCGCGAGACCGAGCCGCGCGGGCGGTAGGTCACCTTGAGCTCCGGGGTGAACCAGACCGTGCCGCCCGCCTCGCGGAGGCGCTTGTTCAGCTCCCAGTCCTGGCCGCGCTTGATCTCCTCGTCGAACAGGCCGACCGCCTCGATCGCCTCCCGGCGGAAGACGCCCAGATAGACGGTGTCGGCAGCGCCCTCGGGACCGCCGACGTGGTGCGGCGTACCACCGAGGCCCACCTTCGTGCCGTACGCACGTGCGACCGCGCGCTCGAACGGCGTCTCGCCCTGCGCATCCATGATGCCGCCGACGTTGTCGGCGCCCGTGCGGGCGAGCACCTCGACCGCGACCCGCGCGTAGTCGGGCGGCAGGGCGGAGTGCGCGTCGACGCGCACCACGACGGGGTACTGCGACGCGCGGATCGCGAGGTTCAGGCCCGCGGGCGTCGAGCCCACCTCGTTCTCGATCACGCGGATGCGCGGGTCACGGCGCGCGAGGTCGTCGACGAGCTCGGTCGTGCCGTCGATCGACGGGCCGACCGCGATGGCCACGTCGACGGGGCCGTCGTAGTCCTGCGCAAGGATCGAGTCGACGGCGGCGCGCACGTGCGCGACGTCGTTCAGGACCGGCATGACGTACGAGACGCCGGAGAGCGGATGCGCCGCCGCATCGGGGTGGTCGTCGGCCATCGTCCTCACTCGTGCTCGGGTCGATCGATGCTACCAGCAGGGGAACGCCCGCCCGGGGAGCGCCGGGCACGACGACGGGCCGCCGGATGCAGCATCCGACGGCCCGTCGAGGAAGGAGCGTGCGGGCTACTCGGTCGGCAGCTCGCTGAGCGTGACGGTGACGGTCGTCGCCTGGCCGTCGCGCACGTAGGTCAGGTCGACCTGCGACCCGCCCGGGAGGGCGCGCACCTGCGCGGTCAGGTCGGTCTGGTCGGTGATAGGCACCCCGTTGAAGTTGGTGACGATGTCGCCCGACTGCAGGCCCGCCTGGGCGGCACCGCCGCCGTCGGTCACCTCCTGGATCAGCGCACCGACCGTGTCGGCGCCGTCCGCGGCCGAGGCCGCGCTGACGGTCGCGCCGAGCAGGCCGTGGCTGGCCGTGCCGTCCTCCATGATCTCGTTCGCGATGCGCTGCGCGAGGTTGGACGGCACGGCGAAGCCGACGCCGATGTTGCCCGCCTCGGACGAGCTGGAGCCCGTGCTGAGGATCGCCACGTTGATGCCGATCAGCTCGCCGTCGCTGTTCAGCAGCGCGCCTCCCGAGTTGCCCGGGTTGATGGCGGCATCCGTCTGGATCACCGGCAGTGAGATCGTCGACGAGGCGGAGGAGCTGCCCTGGCCCGGCTGCTGGTCCTCGAAGTTCCAGAAGTCGAAGGGGCTGTCGGTGCTGCCGCTGCCCTGGTCGTCGGACTCGTCGCTGTCGTCGGGCGTCGTCGGCGCGGCCGACGAGGCGACGTCGATGCTGCGGTTGAGCGCCGAGACGATGCCGTTGGTCACCGTGCCCGACAGGCCGAGCGGGGCGCCGATGGCGATCGCCGCGTCGCCGACGTTCAGCGCGTCGGAGTCGGCGAACTCGATCGGGGTGAGGCCGCTCGCGTCGTCGAGCTTGATGACCGCGAGGTCGGAGAGCGGGTCGGTGCCGACCAGCGTCGCCGTGTACAGGCGGCCGTCGTCGGTCTTGACCTCGATCGTCGGGTCGCCGATGGCGCCGTCGAGGGTCACGACGTGCGTGTTGGTGAGGATGTAGCCGTCCTCGCTCAGGATCACGCCCGAGCCGGTGCCGGCCGACGAGCCGCCGCTGACCGAGATGGTCACGACGCTCGGCGACGCGATCGCCGCGACCGCCGTGATGGCGTTCACGTCGGACGTGTCGTTGACGACGACGTTCTGCGCACCCTCGGCCTCGGCGGCCGGAATACTCGTGGTCTGGTTCGCCGAGACGAGCGCCGTGATGCCCGCGCCCGACGCGCCGCCGATGAGTGCGCCGATGACGAGCGCCGCCGCGGCTACGCCGAGCGTGCCGCGCGAGGTGCGCTTCTCCGGCTGCGCCGGGGCGTCGGTGAGGGTCGCGGTCGGCTGGGTGCCGGTCGCCGTTCCGGCTGCGGGAGCGGGGCCGCCGAACGCGGGCGGGACCGCGCCGGGGGTCGGCTGCGACGTGCCCGTCGCCGGCGGCTGCTCGCCGTACGGGCGCGGCACCTGGCCCGGCGTGTAGACGGTCGCGTTCGGTGCGGCCGGCTGCGGGGCCGTCGGCTGCGGGGCCGTCGGCTGCGGGGTCGTCGGCTGCGGGGTCGTGGGCTGCTCGGACGCGGCCGGCTGCGATGCCGGGGCAGCCTGGTCGGCCGGAGTGGCGGGCTCGGCCGGAGCGGCGGGCTGCGCCGCGGTCGGCTGCGCCGCCTCGTGCGGCTGCTCGGCAGCGGCATCCGCGGCCTGGGCGTTGTCGGAGGTCTGGTCCTCGGAGCGGGGCTCCTCGGGGGCGGTGCCGTTCGTGTCGGTCATGTGTGCTCCTTCCAAGCGCTCACCAGCCTCGACCCGCAAGCTGTGCGTTGGGTCGGCGGAGTCTGTGAACCGTCTATCCCCTTCCGGGGACTGCACTCAGGTTCGGCTGTGGGGCGGTGTCAGCAGCCCGGACCGTTCGGATCCGAGACGCAGTCCGCCCCCACGAGCACCGTGTCGGCGGCGCCGACGAGCACGTCGCGCGGACCCGACCCGATGTCGAGCGTACCGGCGATCGGCACCCATCCGGCGCCCGCGAACCGGTACTCGGCCGCGTACGTGACGGTCAGCTCGACCTCGTACGTGCCGCGCGCCGCGTAGACGTGCGAGGTCGGCGTCGCGCTGAACTCCGGCTGCCCGAGCGCCGCCCAGGTCGCGCCGCCCGCGGCGTCGCCGACGACGCCGCCGTCGCTGTGCGCCCATCGGTGGCCGACCGGGGTGAACCGCACGTCGGCCGGCGCCCCGAGCAGCACGCCCGACACGACGTGAGCGGATGCCCCCGCCACGAAGTTCGCCGGCAGCCCGACGATCGCCCACCCATCGGGCTCCATCACGTCGCCCGGCGCGACCGGCCGGAACGACGCGATGTCCGCCAGCGTCACCACGTACCCCGCCGCTTCCTCCCCCGCCGGGCACTCCGGCTCCGGCCAGCACGGCGGCGGCACCACGTTCAGCCCTTCGACGATGATGCCCCACGGGCGGCCGGGCTCGGCGTTGCTTGGCTCGTTGTTCGTTGAGCCCGAGTAATTGCCTTCGGCTGAGTTGCTGTCTTCAAGCGGGTTCCCGGGCGTTTCCGCTCCGATGGACGCCCAGATGTCGACCTGCTTTCCGTCAACGACGTCCGGGCGGACAGTACATATGCCGCCAGCTAGGTCGAAAGCCGAGCACGCGAATGCGGGCAGCGGCTGCAGTGCCAGCAAGATCCCCAGCGCAAAGGCGCCGACTAGCAG
This is a stretch of genomic DNA from Agromyces sp. SYSU T00194. It encodes these proteins:
- a CDS encoding glycosyltransferase family 2 protein, producing the protein MGTRPDDLARGIRSLLDQQGVDVDVVCVGNGWDPATAEHALPGGVRTLHLPENLGIPAGRNRGVPEVAGEYLFFLDDDAFLPSPTFLADAIALVRRDPGIGLVQPRVVDPAGVASPRRWTPRIRKGDPARASNVFSCWEGAVLLPRAVFDATGGWADPFFYAHEGIELAWRVWDTGHRAWYAGDLEAGHPVIEPTRHAYYYRLNARNRVWLARRNLPALLVPVYVGSWTAIQVLRWARQPAALRAWFGGWREGWRADPGERRRMRWSTVWRMTLAGRPPVV
- a CDS encoding CDP-alcohol phosphatidyltransferase family protein, with the protein product MPEAIDDRGRPSSIAELREVAQPPEVRGRRNAEHWTASLYLRNLSPYVTWVLLKTSISANGVTGLMILIGWSTAAALLIPGIWGPLLAVVLGQLQMLVDCCDGEVARWRRTSSPAGVFLDKVGHYTTEALIPLALGIRAAAYPLEFPADFLWTTLAALLALIIVLNKALNDMVHVARANAGLAKLADTQGETAPRGGLILALRRAARFVPFHRLYHSVEMTLIIFAAAIVGLFLGEPLVDRVVLIALVPLSLLALLGHFVAILASRRVRA
- a CDS encoding glycosyltransferase family 2 protein, which translates into the protein MADDHPDAAAHPLSGVSYVMPVLNDVAHVRAAVDSILAQDYDGPVDVAIAVGPSIDGTTELVDDLARRDPRIRVIENEVGSTPAGLNLAIRASQYPVVVRVDAHSALPPDYARVAVEVLARTGADNVGGIMDAQGETPFERAVARAYGTKVGLGGTPHHVGGPEGAADTVYLGVFRREAIEAVGLFDEEIKRGQDWELNKRLREAGGTVWFTPELKVTYRPRGSVSRLARQMLSTGLWRGDLARRFPSANGIRYFAPPVAVLGMLLGTLLGVAGIVQAAVGATPWLLLGFVVPALYALFVVAATLAYGRGDGPAVAARFLVVLPCIHVCWGIGFMLGFLSLTRNIAAHTGR
- a CDS encoding S1C family serine protease, which produces MTDTNGTAPEEPRSEDQTSDNAQAADAAAEQPHEAAQPTAAQPAAPAEPATPADQAAPASQPAASEQPTTPQPTTPQPTAPQPTAPQPAAPNATVYTPGQVPRPYGEQPPATGTSQPTPGAVPPAFGGPAPAAGTATGTQPTATLTDAPAQPEKRTSRGTLGVAAAALVIGALIGGASGAGITALVSANQTTSIPAAEAEGAQNVVVNDTSDVNAITAVAAIASPSVVTISVSGGSSAGTGSGVILSEDGYILTNTHVVTLDGAIGDPTIEVKTDDGRLYTATLVGTDPLSDLAVIKLDDASGLTPIEFADSDALNVGDAAIAIGAPLGLSGTVTNGIVSALNRSIDVASSAAPTTPDDSDESDDQGSGSTDSPFDFWNFEDQQPGQGSSSASSTISLPVIQTDAAINPGNSGGALLNSDGELIGINVAILSTGSSSSEAGNIGVGFAVPSNLAQRIANEIMEDGTASHGLLGATVSAASAADGADTVGALIQEVTDGGGAAQAGLQSGDIVTNFNGVPITDQTDLTAQVRALPGGSQVDLTYVRDGQATTVTVTLSELPTE